The following are encoded together in the Flavobacterium sp. TR2 genome:
- a CDS encoding exonuclease domain-containing protein, which translates to MYAILDIETTGGQFNEEGITEIAIYKFDGHEVVDQFISLVNPEIPIQPFVVKLTGINNAMLRSAPKFYEVAKRIIEITQDCVIVAHNASFDYRILRTEFRRLGYDFEAKTLCTVELAKKLIPEQPSYSLGKLVRSLGIPMADRHRASGDAMATTKLFKMLLEKDVEKTIVKDFIKLEVEKGISPKFLDILNQMPTKTGVYYIYNEAGTLIYIGKSQNIKKRVNQHFTGITNKSKRIQAEVFTITYDETGSELIALLKESQEIKVNRPRHNRSQKKTVFPVALYAEKDSNGYIILKLEKADGRKKEIISFASLQEGKNALFRFTAKYHLCQKLTGLYQTKKECFQYTIKECDGACIGEVTPEIYNLRVQQFISENSFENKSMVLIDRGRNVNERSAILIENGIYKGYAYYDLNYQITNIDILKNILVSMDHNRDVKNIIQSYIRKSKSLKILHF; encoded by the coding sequence TTGTACGCAATACTAGACATAGAAACCACTGGGGGACAATTTAATGAAGAGGGAATTACCGAAATCGCTATCTACAAATTTGATGGGCATGAAGTAGTTGACCAATTCATCAGCCTTGTCAATCCAGAAATTCCGATTCAGCCTTTCGTAGTAAAACTGACTGGAATTAATAATGCTATGCTGCGTTCTGCTCCAAAATTCTATGAAGTTGCTAAACGAATTATAGAAATTACTCAAGATTGTGTTATCGTAGCGCATAATGCCTCTTTCGACTATAGAATTCTTCGAACAGAATTTCGTCGCTTAGGATACGATTTTGAAGCCAAAACACTCTGTACAGTAGAATTAGCAAAAAAACTAATTCCAGAACAGCCTTCATACAGTCTAGGAAAACTAGTGCGCTCACTCGGAATTCCTATGGCAGACAGACATCGCGCGAGCGGAGACGCAATGGCAACCACAAAGCTTTTTAAAATGCTTTTGGAAAAAGATGTCGAAAAAACAATCGTAAAAGATTTTATAAAACTCGAAGTAGAAAAAGGAATTTCTCCAAAATTCTTAGATATTTTAAATCAAATGCCAACAAAAACGGGCGTTTACTATATTTATAATGAAGCTGGCACTTTAATTTATATCGGCAAAAGCCAAAACATCAAAAAAAGAGTCAATCAGCATTTTACAGGAATAACAAACAAAAGCAAAAGAATTCAGGCAGAAGTTTTTACAATCACGTATGACGAAACTGGAAGCGAACTGATTGCACTCTTAAAAGAAAGTCAGGAAATAAAAGTAAATCGTCCGCGACATAATCGTTCGCAGAAAAAAACGGTATTTCCTGTCGCTTTATATGCAGAAAAAGATTCAAACGGTTATATCATCCTAAAATTGGAGAAAGCCGACGGACGCAAAAAAGAAATCATCTCTTTTGCTTCGCTACAAGAAGGCAAAAATGCCCTTTTCAGATTTACTGCAAAATATCATTTGTGCCAAAAACTCACCGGTTTGTACCAGACCAAAAAAGAGTGTTTTCAATATACGATCAAAGAATGCGACGGCGCTTGCATTGGCGAAGTTACGCCTGAAATTTACAATTTAAGAGTACAGCAATTCATCTCAGAAAACAGTTTTGAAAACAAAAGCATGGTTCTCATTGATAGAGGCAGAAATGTAAACGAACGCAGTGCCATTTTGATCGAAAATGGAATCTACAAAGGTTACGCTTACTATGATCTTAATTATCAAATCACCAATATCGATATCTTAAAAAATATCCTTGTGTCAATGGACCACAACCGCGATGTAAAAAACATAATTCAAAGCTACATCCGTAAAAGCAAATCATTAAAAATACTTCATTTTTAA
- a CDS encoding YggS family pyridoxal phosphate-dependent enzyme: MSIQSNLNTIKAGLPEHVTLVAVSKTKPVLDLIQAYEAGQRIFGENKIQEMTEKWEQMPKDIQWHMIGHVQSNKVKFMAPYVTLIHGVDSLKLLQEINKQALKNNRIIDCLLQIYIAEEESKFGLDENELNQLLTSAEFKELKNIRILGLMGMATFTDDQNQIKKEFTHLKNIFDSIKDLQTENCSLNTISMGMSGDYQLAIECGSTMVRIGSSIFGGR; this comes from the coding sequence ATGTCGATTCAATCGAATTTAAATACAATTAAAGCCGGTTTACCTGAACACGTAACGCTCGTTGCCGTTTCAAAAACAAAGCCTGTTTTAGATTTGATACAGGCTTACGAAGCAGGCCAGCGCATTTTCGGAGAAAACAAAATTCAGGAAATGACTGAAAAATGGGAACAGATGCCAAAAGATATCCAATGGCATATGATTGGTCATGTTCAGTCCAATAAAGTCAAATTTATGGCGCCTTATGTGACTTTAATTCACGGTGTTGACAGTTTGAAATTATTGCAGGAAATTAACAAACAAGCTTTAAAAAATAACAGAATAATAGATTGTCTTCTTCAAATTTATATTGCCGAAGAAGAATCTAAATTTGGTCTGGACGAAAATGAATTAAATCAACTTTTAACTTCTGCGGAGTTTAAAGAGTTAAAAAATATTCGTATCTTAGGTTTAATGGGAATGGCCACTTTTACCGACGACCAAAACCAGATTAAAAAAGAATTTACCCATTTAAAAAACATTTTTGATTCGATAAAAGATCTGCAAACAGAAAACTGCAGTCTGAACACGATATCAATGGGAATGTCTGGAGATTATCAATTGGCAATAGAATGCGGAAGCACAATGGTTCGCATTGGAAGCAGCATTTTTGGCGGTCGTTAA